From the genome of Lotus japonicus ecotype B-129 chromosome 6, LjGifu_v1.2, one region includes:
- the LOC130724736 gene encoding putative F-box protein At5g66830 has protein sequence MKMNYHKEEVLLLPDWSKMPTEMLEQVCKLLTIPNLARFITVCKSWLSANTSKKSYHWIPDAPWLVGNDSTSTQFQVISTTDKQAFNIYKPFNPLQNTAIVGSSKGWLILRSDQSLFILNLFSKLRLDLPPIRTMSCLLCSKGDDCFGMHTPVAFTISMCPNMNPTLVAVATYKGELGWYKVGDTTWKGYHTSDKFYTNVTFHDNKLYVVERGGLKVNMFKYDEGVLIQVGSVVSTNPIEHIPNLSGTIRSYCMTIYLVECGGKVFVVKRFSDDTKFNTPTIDFIIFVVEENSTTPQLVKVKNLDDHVLFVANLNIECLDAKYCPKFQRGSVYFTGYSENSFTNEVGMFSISDRTIHKIPLTNPRCTLHLQFG, from the exons ATGAAAATGAATTATCATAAAGAAGAAGTGCTACTACTACCAGACTGGTCCAAGATGCCAACAGAGATGTTGGAGCAGGTTTGCAAGCTTCTTACGATTCCAAATCTGGCTCGATTCATTACTGTGTGCAAGAGTTGGCTTTCTGCTAACACCTCCAAGAAATCCTACCACTGGATACCTGACGCACCATGGCTTGTTGGTAACGACTCCACCAGCACTCAGTTTCAG gtCATAAGCACCACAGACAAGCAAGCCTTCAATATTTACAAACCCTTCAACCCTTTGCAAAACACCGCAATTGTAGGGTCCTCAAAAGGGTGGTTGATCCTCAGATCCGATCAAAGTCTTTTCATCCTCAACCTCTTCTCGAAGCTTCGCCTTGACCTCCCTCCAATTAGAACGATGTCGTGTTTGCTTTGTTCCAAGGGTGATGATTGCTTTGGCATGCACACACCCGTAGCTTTCACAATTTCCATGTGTCCCAACATGAACCCCACCTTGGTCGCAGTAGCCACTTACAAGGGCGAGCTAGGGTGGTACAAGGTGGGAGACACTACATGGAAAGGTTATCACACAAGTGATAAGTTCTATACCAATGTAACTTTTCATGATAACAAGCTTTATGTCGTGGAACGAGGTGGTTTGAAGGTGAACATGTTCAAGTATGATGAAGGGGTGCTCATTCAG GTTGGTAGTGTGGTATCCACTAACCCAATTGAACATATTCCTAATCTATCAGGAACCATTAGGTCCTATTGCATGACCATTTACTTGGTGGAGTGTGGAGGGAAAGTTTTTGTTGTGAAGAGATTCTCTGATGACACCAAATTTAACACACCAACTATAgactttattatttttgtggTGGAAGAAAACAGCACCACACCTCAGTTGGTGAAGGTGAAGAATTTGGATGATCATGTTTTGTTTGTGGCTAACCTCAACATTGAATGTCTTGATGCGAAGTACTGCCCAAAATTTCAGCGTGGCAGCGTGTATTTCACTGGCTACTCTGAGAACTCATTCACTAATGAAGTGGGAATGTTTTCAATTTCAGATAGAACTATACATAAGATCCCCCTCACTAACCCCAGATGCACTCTCCATCTCCAGTTTGGATGA